Proteins encoded together in one Anopheles darlingi chromosome 3, idAnoDarlMG_H_01, whole genome shotgun sequence window:
- the LOC125953843 gene encoding general odorant-binding protein 67-like: protein MFAKWLIAASIALCSSPMVFADNPCLKGPPVAKNAAECCVTPSLVEPSAFMACHSKWISQTKRQMAMEGIPRGCCVAECVMNQTGLYSDGKIDRAALTELYLGSAKPLAPEWKQITLDAIDGCFGMADSIKEEIDAGAKLTPAFDGEQICHPISGTILACMGMTLFAECPAKLFTVNDACNQLKSYHSQCPFL, encoded by the exons ATGTTTGCAAAGTGGCTAATAGCGGCTTCGATCGCACTCTGCAGCTCGCCGATGGTCTTTGCGGACAATCCCTGTCTAAAAGGGCCACCGGTAGCCAAG AATGCAGCGGAATGTTGCGTGACACCGTCGCTGGTCGAACCGAGTGCATTCATGGCATGCCACTCGAAGTGGATCAGCCAAACGAAGCGCCAGATGGCGATGGAGGGCATCCCGAGAGGTTGC TGTGTGGCCGAATGCGTAATGAACCAAACGGGACTGTACTCCGACGgaaagatcgatcgagcggcgCTGACGGAGTTGTATCTCGGTTCGGCCAAACCGTTGGCACCGGAGTGGAAACAGATCACGCTCGATGCCATCGACGGTTGCTTCGGGATGGCTGATTCGATAAAGGAGGAAATTGATGCCGGTGCCAAACTGACGCCTGCCTTCGATGGTGAGCAGATCTGTCATCCGATTTCCGGTACTATTCTGGCTTGTATGGGAATGACGCTGTTTGCCGAATGTCCCGCCAAGCTGTTCACCGTTAACGATGCCTGCAATCAGCTCAAGAGTTACCACAGCCAATGTCCATTTTTGTGA